A stretch of Oncorhynchus mykiss isolate Arlee chromosome 14, USDA_OmykA_1.1, whole genome shotgun sequence DNA encodes these proteins:
- the nxt2 gene encoding NTF2-related export protein 2: MAATVDFRTHVDASCRYSEEFTNIYYDCMDKKRRNLMRLYLDKATLVWNGNAVSGQAALGDFFESLPSSEFSIQTLDCQPVHEQATQGQTTLLVVTAGQVKFDGQKQRYFNQNFLLTAQASPTSDQPVWKIASDCFRFQDWSS, encoded by the exons ATGGCTGCAACAGTT GATTTCAGGACCCACGTTGACGCGTCATGCAGGTATTCAGAGGAGTTTACCAACATATATTATGACTGCATGGACAAGAAAAGAAGG AACTTGATGCGGCTCTACCTGGACAAAGCGACCCTGGTTTGGAACGGGAATGCTGTGTCAGGGCAGGCTGCTCTTGGAGACTTCTTTGAGTCACTTCCCTCCAGCGAGTTCAGTATCCAGACTCTGGACTGTCAGCCAGTGCATG AGCAGGCAACCCAGGGCCAGACCACGCTGCTGGTGGTGACGGCAGGACAGGTGAAGTTTGACGGTCAGAAGCAGCGCTACTTCAATCAGAACTTCCTCCTCACAGCCCAGGCCTCCCCCACCAGTGACCAGCCTGTCTGGAAGATTGCCAGTGACTGTTTCCGCTTCCAGGACTGGAGTAGCTGA
- the psmd10 gene encoding 26S proteasome non-ATPase regulatory subunit 10: MMEQTVSNVEVCNLAFTGEFDKLKKCILTDKSLVCKTDQDQRTALHWACSAGHVKIVEFLLDLGVEVNLQDDAGWTPLHIAASAGREEIVKSLINKGAQLNSVNQNGCTPLHYAASKDRYEIALLLLESGANPNVTDKLESTPLHRASTKGNCRLIQLLLKQRASTNIQDSEGNTALHLACDEERVEAAKLLVENGASIYIENKEEKTPLQISKGGLATLLRRIVGGNV; the protein is encoded by the exons ATGATGGAGCAAACTGTTTCAAATGTGGAAGTCTGTAATTTAGCCTTCACTGGTGAATTTGACAAATTAAAGAAATGTATTTTAACGGATAAATCGCTCGTTTGCAAAACGGACCAG GACCAAAGGACCGCTCTCCACTGGGCCTGCTCGGCTGGACACGTCAAGATCGTTGAGTTTCTGTTGGATTTGGGGGTGGAAGTCAACCTACAAGATGAT GCCGGTTGGACTCCCCTCCACATCGCAGCATCTGCAGGCAGGGAGGAGATAGTGAAGTCACTGATTAACAAAGGAGCCCAGCTGAACTCAGTCAACCAGAATGGCTGCACCCCTCTGCACTATGCTGCCTCCAAGGACAGATATGAG ATCGCCCTCCTGTTGCTGGAGAGTGGAGCGAACCCTAATGTCACAGATAAACTGGAGTCTACTCCCCTACACAGAGCTTCAACCAAGGGCAACTGCCGTCTGATCCAGCTGCTGCTCAAACAGCGCGCTTCTACCAACATACAGGACTCTGAGGGAAACACTGCACT CCACCTGGCGTGTGACGAGGAGCGTGTGGAGGCAGCTAAACTCCTGGTGGAGAACGGAGCCAGCATCTACATAGAGAACAAAGAGGAGAAGACGCCATTACAGATCTCTAAAGGTGGTCTGGCCACTCTGCTGCGGAGGATCGTAGGAGGAAACGTCTGA